One Candidatus Methylomirabilota bacterium genomic region harbors:
- a CDS encoding glycosyltransferase family 2 protein, with the protein MKFSVVIPARNEAGNIGPTLDGVRERLRRERITYEIVVVDDGSSDTTVEEVHARSAADPGVRLVHNQGPHGFGYAVRCGLDAMTGDAVAIVMADGSDSPDDLVRYFYILRDRAECAFGSRFLPGSSVTGYPRIKLVINRLANRFIRLLFGFRYNDVTNAFKAYRATVIRGCRPFLSPHFNLTVELPLKAVVRGYSYEVIPIAWCQRAQGMSHLHLREMGSRYLFIVLYIWLEKLLTRGDYRRPPGEVFKQWSQTSTEADP; encoded by the coding sequence ATGAAGTTTTCGGTGGTTATCCCGGCGCGCAACGAGGCGGGCAACATCGGCCCCACGTTGGATGGTGTCCGGGAGCGACTCCGTCGGGAGAGGATCACCTACGAGATCGTGGTTGTGGACGACGGCAGTTCCGATACCACTGTCGAGGAGGTACACGCCAGGTCCGCGGCCGATCCGGGAGTCCGGCTGGTCCACAATCAGGGTCCGCACGGATTTGGTTACGCCGTCCGCTGCGGGCTTGACGCCATGACCGGTGATGCCGTCGCGATTGTCATGGCCGACGGGTCCGACAGCCCGGATGACCTGGTCCGATATTTTTACATCCTCCGAGACCGGGCCGAGTGCGCCTTCGGATCGAGGTTTCTGCCTGGGAGCAGTGTAACGGGCTACCCGCGTATAAAGCTCGTCATCAACCGCTTGGCAAACCGCTTTATTCGCCTTTTGTTCGGATTCCGCTACAACGACGTGACCAACGCCTTCAAGGCGTACCGAGCCACCGTCATCCGGGGCTGCCGGCCGTTCCTGTCGCCTCACTTTAACTTAACCGTCGAGTTGCCGCTGAAGGCCGTTGTCCGCGGCTACTCCTACGAGGTCATCCCCATCGCCTGGTGTCAGCGCGCGCAGGGAATGTCGCACTTGCATCTGCGGGAGATGGGAAGCCGCTACCTCTTCATCGTCCTCTACATCTGGCTGGAAAAACTCTTGACCCGCGGCGACTACCGCCGCCCGCCTGGCGAGGTCTTCAAGCAATGGTCGCAGACCTCAACAGAGGCCGATCCATGA